From Mytilus galloprovincialis chromosome 9, xbMytGall1.hap1.1, whole genome shotgun sequence, the proteins below share one genomic window:
- the LOC143045303 gene encoding uncharacterized protein LOC143045303 isoform X1: MMVEKGKIKILASCRLEIFNEEKVQRSLKPFISYSFDLSSKYKHSPSEKLAIAGKYMNSEDCNNLQDVLGSFAFSPLLCFLFSKYENITRHEFVNEPYNIFRSEWDELKLVDPYKYCLLFMFVISNGIINDALFNEANEDEKNKLENVCKSLKIERSTALSVIKDKLDFCVGTYVIKIGKMYKIIHDKMFDFLCYYFGKSEDMISLLIKYANIDVLIERTQLQSSQACHNRYTVVIGCKHKEEYIQRFQKDIQHDSLNIALNNVQMKYQNYRELFLRILKRISKNSIKKIIIKRDEKGNNAFITVCSFGYDEIVLYFLTMGADINGKDTRLSPMTAACGSGNCSTVALLTKKGANLNKADKYGDTPLYVACFEGYENVTRLLINARAKINKATKLGVTPLFAACTAGHTCLVNILIEQGADVNYDTKYGNTPLVAACCGGFESIVKILVREGSLVNKTLENEESPLLAACQRGHENIVRLLIEHGAAINYATKSGNTSLNVACCGGYESIVQLLINKNASINATNKINGSPLYMSCLRGYRNIVQILLENGAKANYSENNYVPLHAACLRGDYKIAKLLIAKQSEVNSLKGDGQTPLHAAVKCHNEKLVNLLVCNGANINSTYGCGFTSLYEASIAGNLQAVKILIEKGAFINVASDSGETALFVACREGHDEISDFLVENGADLNKSNCYCNTPLHIASVGRYEKIVKILVKNNADINKSNNYNETPFYIACEKGFYEIAKILMNKEMNIDETTVYGWNALYAAASAGYNEVVELLLGNGANVNQYNTFGWTPLVAACSEGHKDTVILLVNNGAVINIANSKGETPMHFACLGGYSSIFQFLLKRGTVLNIPDAQGNYPLHNACYSGDLEIVSLLLEENVDVNCYNFMKNTPLHVACDCGHDEIVQKLIEKHASVKKVNIDAETPLFVACKGGYHQIVWILLEDNFLVNVVNISGWTPLCAACKAGHYETVKILLEKGADLNKANCDEHTPFDIATINEHDKIIELLQDKGVDMFDWPD, translated from the coding sequence ATGATGGTAGAAAAGGGTAAAATTAAAATACTAGCATCGTGTCGCTTAGAAATATTTAATGAGGAAAAAGTGCAAAGATCTTTAAAGCCATTTATTTCTTATAGCTTTGATCTGTCCTCTAAATACAAACACTCTCCAAGCGAAAAATTAGCCATCGCTGGGAAATATATGAACAGCGAAGATTGTAATAATCTACAAGACGTTCTTGGAAGTTTTGCTTTTTCGCCCTTGCTGtgctttttattttcaaaatacgaaAACATTACCCGCCATGAATTCGTAAATGAACCCTATAACATTTTCCGTTCTGAGTGGGATGAATTAAAGTTGGTCGATCCCTATAAGTACTGTTTACTTTTCATGTTTGTAATTTCTAATGGTATTATCAATGACGCTTTGTTCAATGAAGCAAATGAAGACGAAAAGAATAAACTTGAGAATGTATGTAAAAGTCTGAAAATTGAACGCAGCACAGCACTATCCGTAATCAAGGATAAATTAGATTTCTGTGTAGGCACTTATGTCATCAAAATaggtaaaatgtataaaattatacATGACAAAATGTTCGATTTTCTTTGTTACTATTTTGGTAAAAGTGAAGATATGATTTCATTGTTAATAAAGTACGCAAATATTGATGTTTTAATAGAGCGTACACAACTACAATCTTCACAAGCATGTCACAATAGATATACCGTTGTTATCGGTTGCAAACATAAAGAGGAATATATTCAAAGATTCCAAAAAGATATTCAGCATGACAGCCTGAATATCGCTTTAAACAACGTTCAAATGAAGTACCAAAATTACAGGGAATTGTTTCTGAGAATCCTTAAACGAATAAGTAAAAATTccataaagaaaattataattaaaagagATGAAAAGGGTAACAATGCATTTATAACAGTCTGTTCGTTTGGTTATGATGAGATTGTTCTGTACTTTCTTACAATGGGCGCTGACATAAATGGAAAAGATACACGTTTGTCACCAATGACCGCTGCATGTGGATCTGGAAATTGTTCTACGGTTGCCTTGTTGACAAAAAAAGGCGCCAACTTGAATAAAGCAGATAAATACGGAGATACACCTTTATATGTCGCTTGTTTTGAAGGATATGAAAATGTAACCAGATTATTAATCAATGCAAGagcaaaaataaataaagccACAAAACTTGGAGTGACACCTTTATTTGCTGCATGCACTGCTGGGCACACATGTTTAGTAAACATACTTATTGAGCAAGGCGCAGATGTCAATTATGACACTAAGTATGGAAATACTCCCCTTGTAGCTGCATGTTGTGGTGGATTTGAGTCGATAGTAAAAATACTTGTCAGGGAGGGGTCATTAGTAAATAAAACACTTGAAAATGAAGAGTCGCCATTATTAGCGGCATGTCAGAGAGGACATGAAAATATTGTTCGGCTTCTGATAGAACATGGTGCAGCGATTAACTATGCGACAAAATCTGGAAACACGTCTTTGAATGTTGCGTGTTGTGGTGGATATGAGTCTATCGTCCAGCTACTGATAAACAAGAATGCTTCAATAAATGcaacaaataaaattaacggaTCACCGTTGTATATGTCTTGTTTGCGGGGATACAGGAATATTGTGCAGATCCTTTTAGAAAACGGTGCCAAAGCTAATTATTCGGAAAATAATTATGTTCCTTTGCATGCTGCTTGTTTAAGAGGCGattacaaaatagcaaaattacTGATAGCAAAACAGTCCGAAGTAAACTCTTTAAAGGGCGATGGTCAGACACCTCTTCATGCTGCAGTTAAGTGTCATAATGAGAAATTAGTCAATTTATTAGTATGCAATGGCGCAAATATTAATAGTACTTATGGTTGTGGCTTTACATCTTTATACGAGGCATCCATTGCAGGTAATTTGCAAGCTGTGAAAATTTTGATAGAAAAGGGGGCCTTTATAAACGTAGCTTCGGATTCTGGCGAAACTGCATTGTTTGTTGCTTGTCGCGAAGGACACGATGAAATATCGGATTTTTTAGTAGAAAATGGGGCTGACTTAAATAAAAGTAATTGTTATTGCAATACTCCTTTGCATATTGCAAGCGTTGGACGATATGAAAAAATAGTCAAGATTTTGGTAAAGAATAATGCTgatataaacaaatcaaataactATAATGAAACACCTTTTTATATAGCATGTGAAAAGGGGTTCTATGAAATTGCTAAAATCCTTATGAACAAAGAGATGAATATAGATGAAACGACAGTTTATGGTTGGAACGCGTTGTATGCTGCGGCCTCGGCCGGCTATAATGAAGTCGTTGAACTGTTGTTAGGGAACGGAGCAAATGTAAATCAGTATAATACCTTTGGATGGACCCCTTTGGTTGCTGCATGCAGTGAAGGACATAAAGACACCGTTATTCTGTTAGTTAACAATGGAGCTGTCATCAATATAGCTAACTCAAAAGGAGAGACTCCTATGCACTTCGCCTGCTTAGGTGGATACAGTtctatttttcagtttttattaaAGAGAGGAACAGTTTTAAATATACCGGATGCCCAAGGAAATTATCCCCTTCACAACGCATGCTACAGTGGAGATCTTGAAATAGTCTCGCTATTACTAGAAGAGAATGTAGATGTTAACTgttataattttatgaaaaacacaCCTCTCCATGTCGCATGTGACTGTGGACATGATGAAATAGTTCAAAAATTAATTGAGAAACATGCTAGTGTCAAAAAGGTTAATATAGATGCTGAGACGCCTCTTTTTGTGGCATGTAAAGGTGGTTATCATCAGATTGTTTGGATACTCCTCGAAGATAATTTTTTAGTTAACGTAGTGAATATATCTGGATGGACACCTCTATGTGCAGCTTGCAAGGCAGGTCATTAtgaaactgtaaaaatattattggaAAAGGGTGCCGATTTAAATAAAGCAAACTGTGATGAACACACACCTTTCGATATAGCAACTATTAACGAACAtgacaaaataattgaattattgcAGGATAAGGGAGTAGACATGTTTGATTGGCCTGATTAG
- the LOC143045303 gene encoding uncharacterized protein LOC143045303 isoform X4, with amino-acid sequence MAVKNLMSSLKPILPQCIQGQLQASASSSKSCILDFDDDVKRWVVIGICLNSVLSPALRKYITPIVDQMYKSLVKQYHIDNQQFQNYLKKYPPTNTMLNYEPINDNKKLYGRHTWKYDYDVKNPVDLSKLFLQTHMAQYVAFDETCDASALLAIVINIDQFHLAVQKDANEIRTEIRNCWAHCNVLQWTPLRFNDSFQLLEKFIKNLHVNATEENRVLGDLHDWKTNGTSFINISVLGAELVGMIQNANATHQESKETTLKCLQLQKELIKIEKKIDELMTNNGKYLMENNSIDSNCCSTDAHQFDVSLWQEHDSTFFVTDIVNDIMKYLETEHFVVVIGASGMGKSAIIHHIALQICHIGGRNIIPCHSPQEVINHYKKN; translated from the exons ATGGCAGTAAAAAACCTCATGTCATCACTGAAGCCAATATTGCCACAATGCATACAAGGACAGCTCCAGGCATCAGCCTCCAGCAGCAAAAGTt GTATACTAGACTTCGATGACGATGTCAAAAGATGGGTAGTTATAGGGATTTGTTTGAACAGTGTCTTGAGTCCAGCATTGAGAAAGTATATCACTCCTATTGTTGACCAGATGTATAAATCATTGGTTAAACAATACCATATTGATAATCAACAGtttcaaaattatttgaaaaaatacccACCAACAAATACGATGCTCAACTACGAACCAATCAATGATAACAAAAAACTCTATGGTCGACATACGTGGAAATACGACTATGATGTTAAAAATCCTGTTGACCTATCCAAGCTTTTCCTACAGACTCACATGGCTCAATACGTAGCATTTGATGAAACATGCGATGCTTCAGCATTACTAGCgatagttataaatattgatcaGTTTCATTTAGCTGTTCAAAAGGATGCCAATGAG ATTCGTACAGAAATCAGGAACTGTTGGGCTCATTGTAATGTTTTGCAATGGACTCCTTTAAGGTTCAATGATTCATTCCAACTGTtagaaaagttcataaaaaatttGCATGTAAACGCAACAGAAGAAAACAGAGTGTTAGGTGATTTACACGATTGGAAAACAAATG GTACGAGTTTCATAAATATATCTGTGCTTGGGGCGGAATTAGTTGGCATGATTCAAAACGCTAACGCTACACATCAGGAGTCCAAAGAAACAACTTTAAAATGTCTTCAGTTACAGAAAGAACTTATCAAGATAGAGAAAAAGATTGACGAACTAATGACTAATAACGGGAAATATTTAATGGAAAATAACTCT ATAGATTCTAATTGCTGCAGTACAG ATGCACACCAGTTTGATGTTAGTTTGTGGCAAGAACATGATAGCACGTTCTTTGTAACTGATATCGTAAACGACattatgaaatatttagaaactgaACATTTCGTCGTTGTTATTGGAGCGTCTGGCATGGGCAAATCTGCAATCATTCACCACATCGCCTTACAAATTTGTCACATCGGAGGACGGAATATAATTCCTTGTCATAGTCCGCAGGAAGTTATAaaccattacaaaaaaaattag
- the LOC143045303 gene encoding uncharacterized protein LOC143045303 isoform X2 — MAVKNLMSSLKPILPQCIQGQLQASASSSKSCILDFDDDVKRWVVIGICLNSVLSPALRKYITPIVDQMYKSLVKQYHIDNQQFQNYLKKYPPTNTMLNYEPINDNKKLYGRHTWKYDYDVKNPVDLSKLFLQTHMAQYVAFDETCDASALLAIVINIDQFHLAVQKDANEIRTEIRNCWAHCNVLQWTPLRFNDSFQLLEKFIKNLHVNATEENRVLGDLHDWKTNGTSFINISVLGAELVGMIQNANATHQESKETTLKCLQLQKELIKIEKKIDELMTNNGKYLMENNSIDSNCCSTDETDLKKLTAYAPCSCHDAHQFDVSLWQEHDSTFFVTDIVNDIMKYLETEHFVVVIGASGMGKSAIIHHIALQICHIGGRNIIPCHSPQEVINHYKKN, encoded by the exons ATGGCAGTAAAAAACCTCATGTCATCACTGAAGCCAATATTGCCACAATGCATACAAGGACAGCTCCAGGCATCAGCCTCCAGCAGCAAAAGTt GTATACTAGACTTCGATGACGATGTCAAAAGATGGGTAGTTATAGGGATTTGTTTGAACAGTGTCTTGAGTCCAGCATTGAGAAAGTATATCACTCCTATTGTTGACCAGATGTATAAATCATTGGTTAAACAATACCATATTGATAATCAACAGtttcaaaattatttgaaaaaatacccACCAACAAATACGATGCTCAACTACGAACCAATCAATGATAACAAAAAACTCTATGGTCGACATACGTGGAAATACGACTATGATGTTAAAAATCCTGTTGACCTATCCAAGCTTTTCCTACAGACTCACATGGCTCAATACGTAGCATTTGATGAAACATGCGATGCTTCAGCATTACTAGCgatagttataaatattgatcaGTTTCATTTAGCTGTTCAAAAGGATGCCAATGAG ATTCGTACAGAAATCAGGAACTGTTGGGCTCATTGTAATGTTTTGCAATGGACTCCTTTAAGGTTCAATGATTCATTCCAACTGTtagaaaagttcataaaaaatttGCATGTAAACGCAACAGAAGAAAACAGAGTGTTAGGTGATTTACACGATTGGAAAACAAATG GTACGAGTTTCATAAATATATCTGTGCTTGGGGCGGAATTAGTTGGCATGATTCAAAACGCTAACGCTACACATCAGGAGTCCAAAGAAACAACTTTAAAATGTCTTCAGTTACAGAAAGAACTTATCAAGATAGAGAAAAAGATTGACGAACTAATGACTAATAACGGGAAATATTTAATGGAAAATAACTCT ATAGATTCTAATTGCTGCAGTACAG ATGAAACTGATCTCAAGAAATTAACTGCTTATGCACCATGTTCTTGTCATG ATGCACACCAGTTTGATGTTAGTTTGTGGCAAGAACATGATAGCACGTTCTTTGTAACTGATATCGTAAACGACattatgaaatatttagaaactgaACATTTCGTCGTTGTTATTGGAGCGTCTGGCATGGGCAAATCTGCAATCATTCACCACATCGCCTTACAAATTTGTCACATCGGAGGACGGAATATAATTCCTTGTCATAGTCCGCAGGAAGTTATAaaccattacaaaaaaaattag
- the LOC143045303 gene encoding uncharacterized protein LOC143045303 isoform X3, translated as MAVKNLMSSLKPILPQCIQGQLQASASSSKSILDFDDDVKRWVVIGICLNSVLSPALRKYITPIVDQMYKSLVKQYHIDNQQFQNYLKKYPPTNTMLNYEPINDNKKLYGRHTWKYDYDVKNPVDLSKLFLQTHMAQYVAFDETCDASALLAIVINIDQFHLAVQKDANEIRTEIRNCWAHCNVLQWTPLRFNDSFQLLEKFIKNLHVNATEENRVLGDLHDWKTNGTSFINISVLGAELVGMIQNANATHQESKETTLKCLQLQKELIKIEKKIDELMTNNGKYLMENNSIDSNCCSTDETDLKKLTAYAPCSCHDAHQFDVSLWQEHDSTFFVTDIVNDIMKYLETEHFVVVIGASGMGKSAIIHHIALQICHIGGRNIIPCHSPQEVINHYKKN; from the exons ATGGCAGTAAAAAACCTCATGTCATCACTGAAGCCAATATTGCCACAATGCATACAAGGACAGCTCCAGGCATCAGCCTCCAGCAGCAAAA GTATACTAGACTTCGATGACGATGTCAAAAGATGGGTAGTTATAGGGATTTGTTTGAACAGTGTCTTGAGTCCAGCATTGAGAAAGTATATCACTCCTATTGTTGACCAGATGTATAAATCATTGGTTAAACAATACCATATTGATAATCAACAGtttcaaaattatttgaaaaaatacccACCAACAAATACGATGCTCAACTACGAACCAATCAATGATAACAAAAAACTCTATGGTCGACATACGTGGAAATACGACTATGATGTTAAAAATCCTGTTGACCTATCCAAGCTTTTCCTACAGACTCACATGGCTCAATACGTAGCATTTGATGAAACATGCGATGCTTCAGCATTACTAGCgatagttataaatattgatcaGTTTCATTTAGCTGTTCAAAAGGATGCCAATGAG ATTCGTACAGAAATCAGGAACTGTTGGGCTCATTGTAATGTTTTGCAATGGACTCCTTTAAGGTTCAATGATTCATTCCAACTGTtagaaaagttcataaaaaatttGCATGTAAACGCAACAGAAGAAAACAGAGTGTTAGGTGATTTACACGATTGGAAAACAAATG GTACGAGTTTCATAAATATATCTGTGCTTGGGGCGGAATTAGTTGGCATGATTCAAAACGCTAACGCTACACATCAGGAGTCCAAAGAAACAACTTTAAAATGTCTTCAGTTACAGAAAGAACTTATCAAGATAGAGAAAAAGATTGACGAACTAATGACTAATAACGGGAAATATTTAATGGAAAATAACTCT ATAGATTCTAATTGCTGCAGTACAG ATGAAACTGATCTCAAGAAATTAACTGCTTATGCACCATGTTCTTGTCATG ATGCACACCAGTTTGATGTTAGTTTGTGGCAAGAACATGATAGCACGTTCTTTGTAACTGATATCGTAAACGACattatgaaatatttagaaactgaACATTTCGTCGTTGTTATTGGAGCGTCTGGCATGGGCAAATCTGCAATCATTCACCACATCGCCTTACAAATTTGTCACATCGGAGGACGGAATATAATTCCTTGTCATAGTCCGCAGGAAGTTATAaaccattacaaaaaaaattag